One Halanaerobium hydrogeniformans genomic window, ATAATTGCTTTTTAATAAATTATATTAAAGTCTTTTGAGCTAGCCCCTCTAATCTTGGACAAACTTTAATATGATTTGTTAAACATAGTTTTTTCAATAAATTAACTGCTTATGCAGCAAATCTAATTCCTGAAACTAAGTTGTTAAGAACATTTTTATGATAAACTGCTGGTGGTATTTTACCAACAGATGAATGTGGTCTCCTATTGTTGTATTTATCAACAAATTTAGCAATAGAATTCCTGCAGTGGGTTATGCTGCGGTAATGTTTTTGATATACTTCAGCTCTTTTTAATGTGCCGTGAAAGCTCTCAATATGGGCGTTTTCTTCTGGTGTGTTTACCATTGTTCTTTCATGAGATATATCAAGCTCTCTAATCCTGGTCTGAAACTCTCGACTTCTAAACTGGGTACCATTATCAGTTCTTAATATTAGATTATCAGTATTCCGATTTTCTATTGCCTTTTCAAGGGCTTTAAGAGCTTCTTTTGTGCGGCATCTTAATCCTTCATGATGACCTACAATCTCTCTGGTAAATACATCAATAATATCAAACATATATACCCACTGGCCACTGTTATCTATGTACATCTGGACCATATCCATCTCCCAGAGCTGGTCAGGTCCAGTGAGTTCATGTTTTTGTTTTAATTGATAATTTTTAGGTTTTGGAACTCTCTTATCCTGTAGTAGATCTAAGACTTTCATTATACGGTAAATACGCTTATGATTAACTTTTAGATTTTCTGTATAATTCAAGTAATCAGTTACCATTCTATAGCCCAGATGAGGAGACTCATCACAGTACTTTTTAACCAATTTAACAACCTCTTTTTCTGGAACTAAATTACCATCTTTAT contains:
- a CDS encoding IS3 family transposase; translation: MAELNTVDKIKIINQLKSEYTVAELCRTFDIARSTYYYRQNNDQKEKDTNTEDQLYTGHPAYDKDGNLVPEKEVVKLVKKYCDESPHLGYRMVTDYLNYTENLKVNHKRIYRIMKVLDLLQDKRVPKPKNYQLKQKHELTGPDQLWEMDMVQMYIDNSGQWVYMFDIIDVFTREIVGHHEGLRCRTKEALKALEKAIENRNTDNLILRTDNGTQFRSREFQTRIRELDISHERTMVNTPEENAHIESFHGTLKRAEVYQKHYRSITHCRNSIAKFVDKYNNRRPHSSVGKIPPAVYHKNVLNNLVSGIRFAA